The sequence below is a genomic window from Proteus vulgaris.
GTATTTTTTCAGTTTCTTACGCAGTGTGCCGCGGTTAATGCCCATCATTTGCGCTGCACGCGTTTGGTTGCCACGGGTGTACTGCATTACCATGTCCAACAATGGCTGTTCAACTTCAGCCAATACTAGCTCATATAAGTCATTAACATCTTGACCGTTTAATTGAGCAAAATAGTTCTTCAGTGCTTGTTTAACTGAGTCACGTAAAGGTTTTTGGGTCACCTGATCTTGTGAATTTACGGTGGCAACTGTTAGTACGTCTGAATTTACGCGTTGTTCGAACATAGTTCTGTCAGCTCTTTTATTTATTTACGCAAAAAATTTTCGAAATATGCTTCCAACGCCTCCAGCTGTTCGCTGGCATCCTCTATGGCGTTGAAGGAGCGCCGAAACTGGTCATCAGGGGCATGTTCCTTGAGATACCAAGAGACATGCTTGCGTGCAATGCGAGTTCCTTTGCCTTGACCGTAAAAGTCGTGCAACTCACGCACATGCTTTTGCATTATTTGTTGTACCTCTGCAATCGGCAGAGGGGGCAACAGTTCACCTGTGTCCAGATAGTGCTGGATTTCCCGAAAGATCCAGGGTCTTCCCTGAGCAGCGCGACCGATCATCAAAGCATCGGCTCCAGTGTAGTCTAATACTGCTCTGGCTTTTAGCGGGTCTGTTATGTCTCCATTCGCAATAATGGGAATAGAAACACTCTGCTTAACTGTCCGAATGCTGTCGTATTCGGCTTCCCCTTTGAACAAACACTCGCGTGTACGTCCATGAATAGTGAGAGCCTGAATACCACAACGTTCAGCCAATTTGGCAATCTCTACACAGTTACGTTCATCAGGTGACCAGCCAGTACGGATCTTGAGAGTAACAGGAACATCTACCGCGTTAACCACAGCAGAGAGGATCTCTGCGACAAGGTCGGGATGACGAAGTAGTGCTGAACCGGCTAGCTTTTTATTCACCTTTTTTGCAGGACAACCCATGTTAATGTCGATAATTTGAGCGCCACTATCTGCGTTTATTTTCGCAGCTGCCGCCATATCAACGGGATCACTTCCTGCAATTTGTACGGAGCGGATCCCCAATTCATCACTATGTACCATTCGTAACCGAGACTTGTCTGTCTGCCAAACCTGAGGATTGGAAGAAAGCATTTCAGAAACTGTCATACCCGCACCCATATCATAGCAAAGCGACCGAAAAGGTCGGTCTGTAACGCCAGCCATGGGAGCCGCGATAAGGCAATTTTTTAACTGATACTGTCCGATTCGCATAGATGAAAAGAGGGCCAAACTGTGACTGCAAGGGCGCGTATATTACGCATTTTTTGCCAGATATGAAAGGACAAAGTTTAACCAAATCGCGAAAAAAAGTTACTTTTTTACACTTGATTTTTTATGAATTCATTATTTAATCAATAAAAACATAATGTTATGTATTTTTAAAAAATTAAAAATTGATGATATAGAATTGATAAACAAGTGAAACTAAGTAGAGTTTATCAGGCAAAAATGTGATTAATGCCTGATAAACAATAATTAAGTGAAATTTTAACGCAATGAGATCATCTCATTTTGGTTAATATTTGTTCAGTGTTATTTTTTCACGCCGGTAATACGGCACCACTCTTCTTTTTCAGCAACAGGATCTAAGTTAAATAATCCTTCATAGGCAGCAGCTACACCTTCTGCTTGTGTCGCTAACACACCTGAAAGACCTAGATGCCCACCTTGGCGAGGCAGTGTACTGATAACTGGTGCCAGTTCACGCAATGGACCTGCTAAAATATTGGCGACTACAACATCAGCACTGAGGTTATCAGGCTGGTCTTTTGCAAGATACAGTGTGAGTGCGTCAGAAACACCATTACGCTGTGCATTATCACGACTTGCTTGGATAGCTTGAGGGTCGATATCAATACCAATCGCTTTTGCTGCACCCAGTTTTAATGCCGCAATAGCTAAAATGCCAGAGCCACAACCGAAGTCGATAACCGTTTTACCCACTAAATCTAAACCATCAAGCCACTGAAGGCATAATGAGGTGGTAGGGTGGGTACCTGTACCAAATGCAAGACCAGGGTCTAGCATGACGTTAACGGCGTTAGGATCAGGTACTTCACGCCAGCTTGGGCAAATCCATAAACGCTCGCCAAAACGCATCGGGTGGAAGTTATCCATCCACTCACGTTCCCAATCTTTATCTTCGAGTTGTTCAATTTTGTGCAGGAAACCTTGACCGAGTAATGGCGTATTTTCTAACATCGCCACAACGATTTTCATGTCAGTTTCTGCATCATATAAACCGATAACGTCAGTATCACCCCAAAGACGAGTTTCACCCGGTAAAGGTTCAAAAATAGGGGTATCGTGACTATCTTGGAAAGTCACTGAAACGGCACCGCTTTCAACCAGTTCATCACCAATAGCTTCTGCATTAGCGGCGGTTGCATTAAGTCTTAATTGTATCCAAGGCATAATTAGTCTCTTTAAAAACGAATTCACTGTAATGATGCTGATTGGGGCAGAGTATGCTCTCCAAATCGATTAGCCACAAGAAACGCAACTAAGCTCAATAACAGTGATGGAACAATGGGGTGGAATCCAGCTATCTGGATATTAAATGTCGCAAGGGTGGCATAGAGTGTGGCACCAGTGATCATGCCCGCAATCGCGCCATAACGGTTGGCTTTTTCCCAATAAAGCCCAAGAACTAAAGGCCATAAGAAAACCGCTTGTAGGCCACCAAAAGCCAGTAAGTTAAGCCAAATAATCATCGATGGTGGGTTCCATGCGGCAAACAGCAGTAACACACCTAAAATCAAGGTCGACAGGCTCGATAAACGAGAGATACGTTTCTCATTCGTGATCGCATGTGGGGCGATATTGAGATAGAGATCTTTGACCAACGTTGCTGACGATTGTAACAGTTGCGCATTAATCGTCGACATAATGGCCGCCATCGGTGCCGCAAGAAAAATACCTGCTGCAATAGGCGGTAAGACTTCAACCATTAGTGTTGGAATAACCTGATCAGGAACAGTTAGATCAGGAATGATCGCTCGACCTAATGCGCCAGCAAAGTGCATACCAAACATCAATAATGACATCACAATGGTGCCAATGATGATCCCTTTATGCATGGCTTTACTGTCTTTGTAAGAGATGCAACGTACCGCAGTATGTGGCAAGCCAATAACACCAAAACAGACCAGTACCCAAAATGAAGCCATAAATGGGCCACTTAAAATACCATCCGCCCCTTGGGGAGATGTTAATGCAGGATCGATTGCATTGAGTTTTTGTATTGCAACATCTAATCCGCCTGCTTTATAGATAATGGCAAACAGGAGAATAAAGGTACCAAGCAGCATCACAAGGCCTTGTAAGGCATCGTTTAATACACTGGCTCTAAATCCACCAATCGCAGTGTACAGAGCAATGGAGATCCCAAAGATCAGCAAGCCGAATTCATAAGGAATACCTGCCGCAGTTTCTAATAAACGTGCTCCACCAATAAATTGCACTGTCATTGCGCCGACAAAAGCGACTAACAGGCTTAAACTGGCAAACCAGACTAGAAAACGGCTTTTGTAACGCGCATAGAGCATATCGTTTAAGGTAACGGCATTATAACGGCGCGCTAAAATGGCAAACTTTTTCCCTAAAACCCCCAGAGAGAGCCAAATAGCGGGAAGTTGGATCATCGAAAGTAATACCCAACCAATACCGTATTTATAGGCAGCACCCGGCCCGCCAATAAAGGAGCTGGCACTGACATAAGTGGCAGTGATAGTCATGGCTAGCACGAAGCCACCCATTGAGCGGTTACCAAGAAAATATTCGTTAAGAAACTCGCCTTTTTCGCGCTTACGATATGCGTAAGCCGACAGCAGAAAGACCAGCAGAAGGTAGCCAATCAATGGCACTATGACCTCAGTTTGCATCGTCATGCTCATCTCCTAACGGCATATCTTTGAAAAAGTAGCGCACCATCAGATAGCACAATAGAAAAAACAAAACAGGTAAGAATAAGCATGAAAGCTCAAACCAAAGAGGTAAACCAGTAATGCCTAGTGTGTTATCAGGTAAATAGGCGGTAATTAACCAACCTAACAAATACATAAAAGTTAAAATTAGGGCCCAAAGGGCTTCTTTGTGGGCCTGAACAAAACGTTTGTCCATCTGTTCTCCCAATCTTAATAGGGTTAAAAATGAATGGGAGGATTGTACGGGAAAGTGAGTATTGATTCAGTGAAAATTAATCACAAAGTCTCGAAGGGATATTAAAAATAGATTATCTTATTGTTTTAAAAGGATTAGTGACTATTTTCTATTAAGAAAATAATACAATAAAGATAGATTTGTATATTAATCAACAAATAAACTGTTGAAATAATCGCCACAAATAGGGTGTTTAAGATAATGGAAATAGAAGAAAAGAAGAGCAGACACTGAAATAAATTAATCAAACGTGGTGCTCTTCTTTGTTTTACTCATCTCATAAATTAAAAATTAAAGGGCATTTTTTATTCTTTCTAAACCTTCTTTGATAATGGCACGAGGACAAGCAAGGTTAATACGAATATAGTTATCGCCATTACTTACAAACATATTTCCACCTTCTAATAAAATGCCTGTTTTATTAGCAAAATAGAGTGAAAGCTGTTGGTTATCGACATCTTTAGGTAAATAATCTGCCAAATTAATCCATGCTAAATAGGTTGAATCAGGTATTTTAAAGTTTGCTTTTGGAAAATGAGTCTGAGTAAATTCTTGTACTAATTTAAAGTTATCATCGAGATAGTTTCTTAGTTCTTTTAACCATTCATCACATTGAGAATAAGCGGCTTTTGTTGCAACTAAACTTAATGGTGAAATAAAGTCATCATAAAGACGAAGCCACTCTTTTTTTACTTCTTCATCTTTAATAAAAATATGAGACATCAGATTACCTGCAAGATTAAATGTCTTGCTTGGAGCCATGCAGGTAACAATTTTCTCATAATGAGGGAAAAGTTTAGCAATAGGGGTATGCGTCACACCGTTACGTAATAAATCACAATGTATTTCATCTGATATCATCCAAATATCATTTTCAACACAGAGTTTCCCCATCTTAATTAGCTCTTCTTCAGTCCATACTTTACCCGTTGGGTTTTGAGGATTACATAAAATAAAGAGCTTAATATTAAGTGATTTATCTTTAATTTTGCGTTCCATATCGGCAAAGTCGACAGCATACTCACCGTCTTTTTCTAATAAATCAGAGTAGATCACTTGGCGAAAATTATAATCTCCCGCTTGCTTAAATGGCGTATAAGAAGGTGTTTGAATAAGGATACTTTCATCTTCTTTTATTAATAAAGGCACTAGGCGATTTAATGCAGGAATAATACCCGGTGATAATACGATTTCACGCGGATCAATTTCCCAATCATAATGTCTTTGGCACCAATCTTTAAATATTTGGTAATACTCGTCATCATACACTTTGGTATAACCTAATATTTTTCTATCGAGGCGCGCTTTAATGGCATCAAGCACTTCAGGAGGAGTAGAGAAATCCATATCCGCAACCCACATTCTAATAAACTCATTATCAGCGAAGGCAAATTGTGCATCTTTTTCTGCTTTAAAAATATACTGACGCCAACCATCATAATTTAAAGCATCGGTATCTTTTCTATCTATAATTTCATCAAAGTTATATTTCATGGTTAAGCCTTTAATACATCTAATTTAATTAAATAAATTTTAAGAAAGGAGAAATACAAAGCAGGATGCCCGTAAAAATAATTAAATACAGTGATCCACCTTTATAGCGGTGCAATGAAGGTACTTTGTAAACTAAATAAGCGGGAATAAGACAACCTACAATCCCGAAAATAGGGCTACATATTGAAGTGAACATCAATACTGGAAGATTAAGAACAATGGCTCCCCACGCAATAACGACAGTGAAAATGACAATACAGAGCGAGAGGACTTTCTGATTGATTTTTTCTGCAGGAATAATACGAGTAAGAGCATTCATGACTAAGCCTTGTACTGCTTCTTTAAAGCCAAGATAGACCCCAAAGAATGCCGTCATAAATGCAAAGATATTGAGTGCCACGCCGACGGGAGTCACGTATTTAGCCGCATCACCCTCAATAAATTGTGCTGCGATCGCTAGTGCAGAAATATTCTGTTCATAGGCTTTAACCGCTTCATCATGTCCAATGGCAAAAGTAAAAGAAACCGCATAGAAGAAGACAACACAAAATAGTGTACCGAAAGAGATATTCATGGCTCTTAGGGCTTTGTAGCGAGCGACTTCAATCGACTTATTTTTAGCACGATAAGAAATTACCATTGGGCTAAGGGATTGAATAAAGAGTATAGAAGTAAGCGTAAAAGGTAGGGTAATAATAGCGTTTTTAATTAATAGGCTAAAAGGCGGGAAGGTATCGATGTTTTTCGATAGATCCCACATGCTGATCATCATGACACCCAGCGCAAACACAACCAATAATTTAGATAACACCATAAAGCTTGAGATTTTAAATAATAACTCTTCGCTTCGTGATGCAATTAATACGAGAAATGAGATAAGAATTAGGCCATAGAATGGATTTTCTGACAGTAATCCTTCTGTGACACCAAAGGTGTGTAGATAAGAGGCGGTATCATTGGTAAGTGCAGTCGGATAAGCAAAAATCCATATCACCAACATTAAGAAATAAAGTAAACCTAAAAACATTCCCCAGTTTTTACCAAGATAGCCTTCGATAACACTTGGGTAGTCTTTACATTCTTTAGAGTCGGCAAGGGTATTGATAAACAGGCGTTGAAAGAGGTACATGGCAGGGTAGCCAATAATAGAAGAGAGTAGAAATACCCATAACCCAATTAAGCCAACTTGTACGGGTAAAAAAACAATACCTGCACCAATTGCCATACCGATACTGATAATAATCCACCCCATATCGGTATTATCAAATCGAGTTAATTTTTTCCATTCTTCTTTTGAGAGAGAGGCCCTATCAACTTTTTGTTCTAATAAGGTCATACATGTAATCCCATGTGAAAGTAAAATTTATAGTATTTGTTTTGTTAAGTTTATTTTTGGAACATGATTTCTAATCATTTTGTATTAGCTGAATAACGATACTTCGAGGATGATTTTAGCAATTAGTGTGATTAATTATTTCTCCATATTGGAAGCAATACAGACTTATTTATTAATAAAATTCGATAAAATTGGGCTATAAATTAATTATCTTTGATAAAAACGTTATTTTGATTAATGTCACAGAGGTGCAAATAGGATGGATCTTGACAAAACGGATATGGGGATCCTTAAGTTGTTACAAGAAGAAGGGCGATTAAATAATGCGGAAATTGCTAAGCGTGTTTTTTTATCCCCACCGGCTTGCTGGAAGCGACTTAAGGCATTAGAAAAGGGAGTGATAAAGAATTATCGAGCAATAATTGAACCTAAGCATTTAGGGTTTAATTTTTATGCATTTATGAACATCACGTTAGATCTGCATTCTGAAGATAATATGGCGCATTTTGAACAAGAAATAATGAAAATTGATAATGTGATTTCTTGTCATAATATCTCAGGGCGATACGACTATATGTTGCAACTGGTCGTTAAAGATATGGAAGATTTTCATAACGTTTCAATGATGAAAGTGCGCGCAATTGGCAATATCAAAGAGATGAATACCAGCTTTAGTATTAGAGAAATAAAACCTTTTAAAGGGTTCCCTATTAAATAAATACCCATTAGAAAATCTGCAATAAAAAAGGCATAGTTAATAAACTATGCCTTTTCTTGTTAAGCGAGAAAGATTATTTCTCAGCTAAACCTAAACGTTTTTCAAGGTAGTGAATGTTGGTACCACCTTTTTGGAATTGCTCATCATTCATAATGAACTGGTGTAGTTCAATATTGGTTTTAATACCATCAATGATAAGTTCCGCCAGCGCATTCTTCATGCGAGAGATTGCGATTTCGCGTGTTTCACCGTAAGTGATCAATTTACCAATCATTGAATCATAGTGAGGTGGAACAGTATAACCAGCGTAAATATGCGATTCCCAACGCACGCCAAATCCACCTGGTGAGTGGAAGCGAGTGATTGTACCCGGGCTTGGCATGAAGGTTTTTGGATCTTCTGCGTTGATACGACATTCAATTGCATGACCATGAACGTTAACTTGATCTTGCGTTACTGATAAAGGTAAGCCAGATGCAATGCGTAACTGTTCTTTGATTAAGTCGATGCCAGTGATCATTTCTGTTACTGGATGTTCAACCTGAATACGGGTGTTCATCTCAATAAAGTAGAATTCACCATTTTCATACAAGAATTCGAATGTACCTGCACCACGATAGCCGATTTCAATACATGCGTTCGCACAGCGTTCGCCGATATTTTTACGGATTTCAGGGGTAATCCCCGGTGCTGGTGCTTCTTCAACCACTTTTTGGTGACGACGTTGCATTGAGCAATCACGTTCAGCCAAATAGATTGCATTACCTTGACCATCAGCCATAACTTGAATTTCAACATGGCGTGGGTTTTCAAGGTATTTTTCCATGTATACCATGTCGTTGCTAAATGCCGCTTTTGCTTCCGCACGCGTCATTGTAATGGATTGTTCTAGATCTTTTTCAGAACGAACAACACGCATACCGCGTCCACCACCGCCACCAGAGGCTTTGATGATAACTGGGTAGCCAATACGTTTAGCAATTTCAATATTTTTCGCAGTATCGTTACCTAAAGGACCGTCTGATCCTGGTACACAAGGAACACCTGCTTTTTTCATCGCTTCAATAGCAGAAACTTTGTCACCCATTAGGCGGATGGTTTCAGCTTTCGGACCGATAAAAATAAAGCCTGAGCGTTCAACTTGCTCTGCGAAATCAGCATTTTCAGACAGGAAACCGTATCCTGGATGAATGGCTTGTGCGCCACTGATCTCAGCCGCTGCAATAATTGCAGGGATATTTAGGTAACTTTTTGCTGAAGCAGCGGGACCAATACAGATAGTCTCGTCTGCCAGCAGAACGTGTTTTAAATCACGGTCTGCCGTGGAGTGTACAGCGACTGCTTTGATCCCAAGCTCTTTACATGCTCTTAGGATACGCAGTGCTATCTCACCACG
It includes:
- the fis gene encoding DNA-binding transcriptional regulator Fis codes for the protein MFEQRVNSDVLTVATVNSQDQVTQKPLRDSVKQALKNYFAQLNGQDVNDLYELVLAEVEQPLLDMVMQYTRGNQTRAAQMMGINRGTLRKKLKKYGMN
- the dusB gene encoding tRNA dihydrouridine synthase DusB, which codes for MRIGQYQLKNCLIAAPMAGVTDRPFRSLCYDMGAGMTVSEMLSSNPQVWQTDKSRLRMVHSDELGIRSVQIAGSDPVDMAAAAKINADSGAQIIDINMGCPAKKVNKKLAGSALLRHPDLVAEILSAVVNAVDVPVTLKIRTGWSPDERNCVEIAKLAERCGIQALTIHGRTRECLFKGEAEYDSIRTVKQSVSIPIIANGDITDPLKARAVLDYTGADALMIGRAAQGRPWIFREIQHYLDTGELLPPLPIAEVQQIMQKHVRELHDFYGQGKGTRIARKHVSWYLKEHAPDDQFRRSFNAIEDASEQLEALEAYFENFLRK
- the prmA gene encoding 50S ribosomal protein L11 methyltransferase, which gives rise to MPWIQLRLNATAANAEAIGDELVESGAVSVTFQDSHDTPIFEPLPGETRLWGDTDVIGLYDAETDMKIVVAMLENTPLLGQGFLHKIEQLEDKDWEREWMDNFHPMRFGERLWICPSWREVPDPNAVNVMLDPGLAFGTGTHPTTSLCLQWLDGLDLVGKTVIDFGCGSGILAIAALKLGAAKAIGIDIDPQAIQASRDNAQRNGVSDALTLYLAKDQPDNLSADVVVANILAGPLRELAPVISTLPRQGGHLGLSGVLATQAEGVAAAYEGLFNLDPVAEKEEWCRITGVKK
- the panF gene encoding sodium/pantothenate symporter, with amino-acid sequence MQTEVIVPLIGYLLLVFLLSAYAYRKREKGEFLNEYFLGNRSMGGFVLAMTITATYVSASSFIGGPGAAYKYGIGWVLLSMIQLPAIWLSLGVLGKKFAILARRYNAVTLNDMLYARYKSRFLVWFASLSLLVAFVGAMTVQFIGGARLLETAAGIPYEFGLLIFGISIALYTAIGGFRASVLNDALQGLVMLLGTFILLFAIIYKAGGLDVAIQKLNAIDPALTSPQGADGILSGPFMASFWVLVCFGVIGLPHTAVRCISYKDSKAMHKGIIIGTIVMSLLMFGMHFAGALGRAIIPDLTVPDQVIPTLMVEVLPPIAAGIFLAAPMAAIMSTINAQLLQSSATLVKDLYLNIAPHAITNEKRISRLSSLSTLILGVLLLFAAWNPPSMIIWLNLLAFGGLQAVFLWPLVLGLYWEKANRYGAIAGMITGATLYATLATFNIQIAGFHPIVPSLLLSLVAFLVANRFGEHTLPQSASLQ
- a CDS encoding YhdT family protein, translating into MDKRFVQAHKEALWALILTFMYLLGWLITAYLPDNTLGITGLPLWFELSCLFLPVLFFLLCYLMVRYFFKDMPLGDEHDDAN
- a CDS encoding MalY/PatB family protein is translated as MKYNFDEIIDRKDTDALNYDGWRQYIFKAEKDAQFAFADNEFIRMWVADMDFSTPPEVLDAIKARLDRKILGYTKVYDDEYYQIFKDWCQRHYDWEIDPREIVLSPGIIPALNRLVPLLIKEDESILIQTPSYTPFKQAGDYNFRQVIYSDLLEKDGEYAVDFADMERKIKDKSLNIKLFILCNPQNPTGKVWTEEELIKMGKLCVENDIWMISDEIHCDLLRNGVTHTPIAKLFPHYEKIVTCMAPSKTFNLAGNLMSHIFIKDEEVKKEWLRLYDDFISPLSLVATKAAYSQCDEWLKELRNYLDDNFKLVQEFTQTHFPKANFKIPDSTYLAWINLADYLPKDVDNQQLSLYFANKTGILLEGGNMFVSNGDNYIRINLACPRAIIKEGLERIKNAL
- a CDS encoding Lrp/AsnC family transcriptional regulator, with amino-acid sequence MDLDKTDMGILKLLQEEGRLNNAEIAKRVFLSPPACWKRLKALEKGVIKNYRAIIEPKHLGFNFYAFMNITLDLHSEDNMAHFEQEIMKIDNVISCHNISGRYDYMLQLVVKDMEDFHNVSMMKVRAIGNIKEMNTSFSIREIKPFKGFPIK
- the accC gene encoding acetyl-CoA carboxylase biotin carboxylase subunit, with translation MLEKILIANRGEIALRILRACKELGIKAVAVHSTADRDLKHVLLADETICIGPAASAKSYLNIPAIIAAAEISGAQAIHPGYGFLSENADFAEQVERSGFIFIGPKAETIRLMGDKVSAIEAMKKAGVPCVPGSDGPLGNDTAKNIEIAKRIGYPVIIKASGGGGGRGMRVVRSEKDLEQSITMTRAEAKAAFSNDMVYMEKYLENPRHVEIQVMADGQGNAIYLAERDCSMQRRHQKVVEEAPAPGITPEIRKNIGERCANACIEIGYRGAGTFEFLYENGEFYFIEMNTRIQVEHPVTEMITGIDLIKEQLRIASGLPLSVTQDQVNVHGHAIECRINAEDPKTFMPSPGTITRFHSPGGFGVRWESHIYAGYTVPPHYDSMIGKLITYGETREIAISRMKNALAELIIDGIKTNIELHQFIMNDEQFQKGGTNIHYLEKRLGLAEK